In one Komagataeibacter sp. FNDCR2 genomic region, the following are encoded:
- a CDS encoding D-glycerate dehydrogenase: MSPTSRPRLLLVQRQTGPVMQRIEQSFNISPVPDHKLTSRELLDMARAFQPQAIMTATGLPLRGDDVAQLPDSVKVVATVSVGTDHLDIPALHARGIIVTNTPDVLTECNADLALLLMLAAARRAGEYTTLMRAGWGRGLAMDEMLGTRISGKRLGIVGMGRIGRAVARRARGFDMKVMYSNRRRLPADQEAGATYFGTLTDMLPHCDILTLHLPASPQTDGMINADLLGRLPRGAIFVNAARGALVDEDALIAALRSGQLGAAGLDVFRNEPNPDPRFLELPNVFLTPHVGSATVETRTDMGMLAVDNVEAVLNGRAAPTPVSA, encoded by the coding sequence ATGTCCCCTACGTCCCGTCCCCGCCTGCTGCTGGTCCAGCGCCAGACCGGCCCCGTCATGCAGCGCATCGAACAGAGTTTTAACATATCCCCCGTGCCGGACCACAAGCTGACGAGCCGCGAACTGCTGGACATGGCGCGCGCGTTCCAGCCGCAGGCCATCATGACCGCGACCGGCCTGCCACTGCGCGGCGATGACGTGGCCCAGTTGCCCGACAGCGTGAAGGTGGTGGCCACCGTCAGCGTCGGCACCGACCATCTGGATATTCCGGCCCTGCATGCCCGTGGCATCATCGTCACCAACACGCCCGATGTGCTGACCGAATGCAATGCCGACCTCGCGCTCCTGCTCATGCTGGCGGCCGCCCGGCGCGCGGGGGAATACACCACCCTCATGCGCGCGGGGTGGGGGCGTGGGCTGGCCATGGATGAAATGCTGGGCACGCGCATAAGCGGCAAGCGGCTGGGTATCGTGGGCATGGGCCGCATCGGCCGGGCCGTGGCCCGCCGCGCGCGCGGGTTCGATATGAAGGTGATGTATTCCAACCGCCGCCGCCTGCCCGCCGACCAGGAAGCGGGAGCGACCTATTTCGGCACCCTGACCGACATGCTGCCGCATTGCGATATCCTGACCCTGCACCTGCCCGCCAGCCCGCAGACGGATGGCATGATCAACGCCGACCTGCTGGGCCGCCTGCCGCGCGGAGCCATTTTCGTCAATGCGGCACGCGGCGCGCTGGTGGACGAGGACGCGCTGATCGCCGCCCTGCGTAGCGGCCAGCTTGGCGCGGCAGGGCTGGATGTCTTCCGCAACGAGCCCAATCCCGACCCGCGCTTCCTGGAACTGCCCAACGTGTTCCTGACCCCCCATGTGGGAAGCGCTACCGTCGAGACGCGCACCGACATGGGCATGCTGGCGGTCGATAACGTGGAAGCCGTGCTGAACGGTCGCGCGGCCCCCACCCCCGTCAGCGCCTGA
- a CDS encoding EcsC family protein, which produces MSAGSSNELAPLTLDSACITELQQALERVETGRGVLVRLADLMGGAVGQAAMLGMRTLGLAPALQARLQSATETAISRAFNIAVIGMDRPHDVSATPGGGTTWRDPAVRAAVTVSGAVGGFTGLPGLVADVSFTTLTIMREIARIAREQGEDLSREDARAACLEVFALRAFPFGGKATGPGEDSELGYFSARAMLRGRPVIMLVSEVATHYGLGLSRKFALQMMPVAGALCGASLNAAFLSHYRAVAQAHFTIRRLEREYGPEVRRTAADLKAHAAAQASEG; this is translated from the coding sequence ATGAGTGCAGGTTCCTCAAACGAACTGGCACCGCTGACGCTGGACAGCGCGTGTATTACCGAACTCCAGCAGGCGCTGGAACGGGTCGAGACGGGGCGCGGCGTGCTGGTGCGCCTTGCCGACCTCATGGGCGGCGCGGTGGGGCAGGCGGCCATGCTGGGCATGCGCACGCTCGGTCTGGCGCCCGCCCTTCAGGCCCGCCTGCAATCCGCGACGGAGACGGCCATCTCGCGCGCGTTCAACATCGCCGTCATCGGCATGGACCGCCCGCACGATGTCTCGGCCACGCCGGGCGGCGGGACCACGTGGCGGGATCCGGCGGTCAGGGCGGCGGTGACCGTATCGGGCGCCGTGGGCGGCTTTACCGGCCTGCCCGGGCTGGTGGCCGATGTGAGCTTCACCACGCTGACCATCATGCGGGAGATCGCCCGCATCGCCCGTGAACAGGGCGAGGATCTTTCACGCGAAGACGCGCGCGCCGCCTGTCTGGAGGTTTTCGCCCTGCGGGCCTTCCCGTTCGGGGGCAAGGCCACAGGGCCGGGGGAAGATAGCGAGCTTGGTTATTTCTCGGCCCGCGCCATGCTGCGTGGCCGCCCCGTCATCATGCTGGTCAGCGAGGTCGCGACCCATTACGGGCTGGGCCTGTCACGCAAATTCGCATTGCAGATGATGCCGGTGGCCGGTGCGCTGTGCGGGGCCTCGCTCAACGCGGCGTTCCTGTCCCATTACCGCGCCGTGGCGCAGGCGCATTTCACCATCCGGCGGCTTGAGCGTGAATACGGGCCGGAAGTCCGCCGCACGGCGGCGGATCTCAAGGCCCATGCGGCGGCACAGGCCAGCGAAGGCTGA
- a CDS encoding EVE domain-containing protein encodes MAYWLIKSEPDAFSWSEQVANGVEPWTGVRNHQAKKNLAAMAVGDRAFFYHSNVGREIVGVVEVACAAYPDPTADDGRWVCVDVRAIGPMPRPVTLAAIKADPALADLALVRQSRLSVVPVSDAHWRHLCAMGGWNS; translated from the coding sequence ATGGCCTACTGGCTGATCAAGTCCGAGCCGGACGCCTTTTCATGGTCCGAGCAGGTTGCAAACGGCGTGGAACCCTGGACGGGCGTGCGCAACCACCAGGCGAAAAAGAACCTCGCCGCCATGGCGGTGGGGGACCGGGCCTTTTTCTATCATTCCAATGTGGGGCGTGAGATCGTGGGTGTGGTCGAGGTGGCGTGCGCCGCCTACCCGGACCCCACGGCGGATGACGGCAGATGGGTCTGCGTGGATGTACGCGCCATCGGCCCCATGCCGCGCCCGGTCACGCTCGCGGCCATCAAGGCCGATCCCGCGCTGGCGGATCTGGCGCTGGTCCGTCAGTCGCGGCTGTCCGTCGTGCCGGTTTCGGACGCGCACTGGCGGCATCTATGCGCGATGGGCGGCTGGAACAGCTAA
- a CDS encoding YciI family protein — translation MLFAIVCTDKPGCFETRKATRERHLAYLERWKQHLVHGGPLLDAENRPCGSLLVVDVADRAAAEGFAAEDPYAKVELFESVVIRPFRSVFRDCMRVE, via the coding sequence ATGCTGTTCGCCATCGTTTGCACGGATAAACCCGGCTGCTTTGAAACCCGCAAGGCCACGCGTGAACGCCATCTGGCCTATCTTGAGCGGTGGAAACAGCATCTGGTGCATGGTGGCCCGCTGCTGGACGCGGAAAACCGCCCCTGTGGCAGCCTGCTGGTGGTCGATGTGGCCGACCGCGCCGCGGCCGAGGGCTTCGCGGCGGAAGACCCGTACGCCAAGGTGGAACTGTTCGAGAGCGTCGTGATCCGCCCGTTCCGTTCAGTTTTTCGTGATTGCATGCGGGTGGAGTGA
- a CDS encoding heme ABC transporter permease yields the protein MNATQSLTARTGNLFHRYANPGRFLRMGARLQPWLTWPALILSAAGIAWGLFFSPADWQQGDSVRIMYVHVPTAWLASSGYMGIAICSVLSLVWRHPLADLAAVEIGPVGAAITAVCLATGSLWGKPMWGTWWVWDARLTSVLVLFFLYLGHIALIRAFDEPQRGYRAAAILGLAGAIDLPIIKFSVQWWNTLHQPDSITVTGAPTMSTSMLWPLGLTTLGFTLGFGAIVLARLRAAVMESRVRTILAANRGRQSAPQHDGTAR from the coding sequence TTGAACGCAACGCAAAGCCTGACCGCACGAACCGGCAACCTTTTCCACCGCTATGCCAATCCGGGGCGTTTCCTGCGCATGGGGGCACGGCTGCAGCCATGGCTGACATGGCCCGCCCTGATCCTGTCCGCCGCCGGGATCGCGTGGGGGCTGTTCTTCTCCCCCGCCGACTGGCAGCAGGGCGACAGCGTGCGCATCATGTACGTGCATGTGCCGACCGCATGGCTGGCATCTTCCGGTTACATGGGCATTGCCATCTGCTCCGTGCTGTCGCTTGTCTGGCGGCACCCGCTGGCGGATCTGGCGGCGGTTGAGATCGGGCCGGTGGGCGCGGCCATCACGGCCGTATGCCTTGCCACCGGCTCGCTCTGGGGCAAGCCGATGTGGGGTACGTGGTGGGTATGGGATGCACGGCTGACCTCGGTCCTGGTGCTGTTTTTCCTGTATCTGGGCCATATCGCGCTGATCCGCGCGTTCGACGAACCGCAGCGTGGCTACCGGGCCGCCGCCATTCTGGGGCTGGCCGGGGCCATTGACCTGCCCATCATCAAATTCAGCGTGCAGTGGTGGAACACCCTGCACCAGCCCGACAGCATCACCGTGACCGGCGCGCCGACCATGTCCACCTCCATGCTGTGGCCGCTCGGGCTGACCACGCTGGGCTTCACGCTGGGCTTTGGCGCGATCGTGCTGGCCCGCCTGCGCGCCGCCGTGATGGAAAGCCGCGTGCGCACGATCCTGGCCGCCAACCGGGGCCGCCAGTCCGCCCCCCAGCATGACGGTACCGCCCGATGA
- the ccmD gene encoding heme exporter protein CcmD → MTHLPYIVAAYGLTIGVAMILSVNAALRLRRARARLAAIEQPGRTRQPS, encoded by the coding sequence ATGACCCATCTGCCCTATATCGTGGCCGCCTACGGCCTGACCATTGGCGTCGCCATGATCCTGTCGGTCAATGCCGCGCTCCGGCTGCGCCGGGCGCGCGCACGTCTGGCCGCCATTGAACAGCCCGGCCGGACACGCCAGCCGTCATGA
- the ccmE gene encoding cytochrome c maturation protein CcmE codes for MTRKSRRLWLVIACMIGLGSAAALTLNAFSSNIVFFMAPSQVRAKAPPPDRTIRLGGMVVAGSVRRETVKNSPVAIFDVTDGQAAVTVRYEGILPDLFREGQSVVAVGTVNHDGTFRASEVLAKHDETYMPKEVAEELRRSGKWDPRFGKAPDAASWNTMTAADAAKKPATPTPDGN; via the coding sequence ATGACCCGCAAGAGCCGACGCCTGTGGCTGGTGATTGCGTGCATGATCGGGCTTGGATCCGCCGCCGCCCTGACCCTCAATGCCTTTTCATCCAATATCGTGTTCTTTATGGCGCCCTCACAGGTGCGCGCGAAGGCGCCGCCGCCCGACCGCACGATCCGCCTTGGCGGCATGGTGGTGGCGGGCAGCGTGCGGCGTGAAACGGTCAAGAATTCTCCCGTCGCCATATTCGACGTGACCGACGGACAGGCCGCCGTGACCGTGCGTTACGAAGGTATCCTTCCCGACCTGTTCCGTGAGGGGCAGAGCGTGGTGGCCGTGGGCACCGTCAACCATGACGGCACGTTCCGCGCGAGTGAGGTCCTGGCCAAGCACGACGAGACCTACATGCCCAAGGAAGTGGCCGAGGAACTGCGCCGCAGCGGCAAGTGGGATCCCCGCTTCGGCAAGGCGCCCGACGCCGCGAGCTGGAACACCATGACCGCCGCGGACGCCGCGAAAAAACCGGCCACCCCGACACCTGACGGAAACTGA
- a CDS encoding heme lyase CcmF/NrfE family subunit, which yields MNPELGNFALALACCMAAGQATLPLIGANRRDARLMALAPALAVGQMLALLTSFACLIHAAITNDFSVQNVAANSAVSKPLLYKITGVWGNHEGSVLLWALILSVCGGAVALFGRNLPTALQARVIAVLGGVAAGFELFCLTTSNPFARVWPAPLDGQGMNPLLQDPGLAFHPPILYTGYVGFAVPFAFAIAALMEGRVDAAWGRWVRPWAVAAWCFLTCGIAMGSWWSYYVLGWGGYWFWDPVENASLIPWLTGTALVHSAIVVEKREALKIWTVLLAIGTFSFSLSGTFLVRSGILNSVHAFANDPARGVFILGLLAVVIGGSLLLFAIRAPQLTTGGLFAPLSREGLLVLNNILLCSICAVVLTGTMYPPFMSLLFGKTISVGKPFFDATTIPLAIPLMVFMGFGPMVPWKRAQMWPVLRRLWWAACLSLLALAVATFRMREILPALASAGAVWVIASSVADIVNRLRLFRQPLAQSWQRARGLPRAVFGAAIAHAGVGITVLGIAGMSQAAHRIVEVRVGQSEMLAGDSWTLTEVHPAQGPNYTALVATIEVRHDGRLVTTLHPSKRTFPSQHQTTTEVAIHTNLMADIYGVLGDRHGSDADPTYVLRLHYNPLAPWMWLGGLVMAFGGALSLSDRRVRVGAPRRAKTADMMVAR from the coding sequence ATGAACCCGGAACTTGGAAATTTTGCGCTGGCGCTGGCCTGCTGCATGGCCGCCGGACAGGCCACCCTGCCGCTGATCGGCGCGAACCGGCGTGACGCTCGCCTCATGGCGCTGGCCCCCGCGCTGGCGGTGGGGCAGATGCTGGCCCTGCTCACGTCGTTTGCCTGCCTGATCCACGCCGCCATCACCAACGATTTTTCGGTGCAGAACGTGGCCGCCAACAGCGCGGTCAGCAAGCCGCTGCTGTACAAGATCACGGGCGTATGGGGTAACCATGAAGGCTCGGTGCTGTTATGGGCGCTGATCCTGTCGGTATGTGGCGGCGCCGTGGCGCTGTTCGGGCGCAACCTGCCCACCGCCCTGCAGGCGCGCGTCATTGCCGTGCTGGGCGGCGTGGCGGCGGGGTTCGAACTGTTCTGCCTGACCACGTCCAACCCGTTCGCCCGCGTCTGGCCCGCGCCGCTGGATGGGCAGGGGATGAACCCGCTGCTGCAGGATCCCGGCCTCGCCTTCCACCCGCCCATTCTCTACACCGGCTATGTCGGCTTTGCCGTGCCCTTCGCCTTCGCCATCGCCGCCCTGATGGAGGGGCGGGTGGACGCGGCATGGGGCCGGTGGGTGCGGCCATGGGCGGTGGCGGCATGGTGCTTTCTGACCTGCGGCATCGCCATGGGGTCGTGGTGGTCGTACTACGTGCTGGGCTGGGGGGGCTACTGGTTCTGGGATCCGGTGGAAAACGCCTCCCTCATCCCGTGGCTGACGGGAACCGCGCTGGTGCATTCCGCCATCGTGGTGGAAAAGCGCGAGGCGCTGAAGATCTGGACCGTGCTGCTGGCCATCGGCACCTTCTCGTTCTCGCTTTCCGGCACCTTCCTGGTGCGTTCGGGCATTCTCAATTCCGTGCATGCCTTTGCCAATGATCCCGCGCGCGGCGTGTTCATACTGGGCCTGCTGGCGGTGGTGATTGGCGGTTCGCTGCTGCTGTTCGCCATCCGCGCGCCCCAGCTCACCACCGGCGGGCTGTTCGCCCCCCTCTCGCGGGAGGGGCTGCTGGTGCTGAACAACATCCTGCTGTGTTCCATCTGCGCGGTGGTGCTGACGGGCACGATGTATCCGCCCTTCATGTCGCTGCTGTTTGGCAAGACCATTTCCGTTGGCAAGCCCTTCTTCGACGCCACGACCATTCCGCTGGCCATCCCGCTTATGGTGTTCATGGGGTTTGGCCCGATGGTGCCGTGGAAACGCGCGCAGATGTGGCCGGTGCTGCGCCGCCTGTGGTGGGCGGCGTGCCTGTCACTGCTGGCGCTGGCCGTCGCGACCTTCCGGATGCGTGAAATCCTGCCGGCGCTGGCCAGTGCGGGGGCGGTGTGGGTGATCGCGAGCAGCGTGGCCGATATTGTCAATCGCCTGCGCCTGTTCCGCCAGCCGCTTGCGCAGAGCTGGCAGCGCGCCCGTGGCCTGCCGCGCGCGGTGTTTGGCGCAGCGATCGCCCATGCGGGTGTCGGCATTACGGTGCTGGGCATTGCGGGCATGTCGCAGGCCGCGCACCGCATTGTGGAGGTGCGCGTCGGCCAGAGCGAGATGCTGGCGGGCGATAGCTGGACCCTGACCGAGGTCCACCCCGCGCAGGGCCCCAATTACACCGCGCTGGTCGCCACCATCGAGGTACGCCACGATGGCAGGCTGGTCACCACGCTCCACCCATCCAAACGCACGTTTCCCAGCCAGCACCAGACCACGACGGAAGTGGCGATCCATACCAATCTCATGGCCGACATCTACGGCGTGCTGGGCGACAGGCATGGCAGCGATGCCGACCCCACCTATGTGCTGCGGCTGCATTACAACCCGCTGGCCCCGTGGATGTGGCTGGGGGGGCTGGTCATGGCGTTTGGCGGCGCGCTTTCCCTTTCCGACCGGCGGGTGCGCGTGGGCGCGCCGCGCCGGGCGAAGACGGCTGACATGATGGTGGCACGATGA
- a CDS encoding DsbE family thiol:disulfide interchange protein, whose protein sequence is MNAPSPSSPTRRRVLMAAPLVVAAGAGVGFWRMLSGMSHGSFDPHDIHAPVLDRPVPDFSLPDQAPGTGFSAQDLRGLKTPVLVNYFASWCIPCVAEMPVLNGLKERLPIWGIAYKDKPEHALGFVQRAGNPYARIAADHDGLAAIDWGVSGVPETFLIGPGGVIRWHTASPITEAMITNTILPLADSLKP, encoded by the coding sequence ATGAACGCTCCGTCCCCTTCCTCCCCCACGCGGCGGCGTGTGCTCATGGCGGCCCCGCTGGTTGTCGCCGCCGGGGCTGGCGTCGGGTTCTGGCGTATGCTTTCGGGCATGTCGCACGGATCGTTCGACCCGCATGACATTCACGCCCCGGTGCTCGACCGCCCGGTGCCGGACTTCTCGCTGCCCGATCAGGCGCCGGGAACCGGGTTTTCCGCGCAGGACCTACGCGGGCTGAAAACGCCGGTTCTGGTCAATTATTTCGCATCGTGGTGCATTCCCTGCGTGGCGGAAATGCCGGTGCTGAACGGGCTGAAGGAGCGCCTGCCGATATGGGGCATCGCGTACAAGGACAAGCCCGAACATGCGCTGGGGTTCGTGCAGCGCGCGGGCAATCCCTATGCCCGCATCGCCGCCGACCATGACGGGCTGGCCGCGATCGACTGGGGGGTGTCCGGTGTGCCTGAAACCTTCCTGATCGGGCCGGGGGGCGTGATCCGCTGGCATACGGCCTCTCCCATTACCGAGGCCATGATTACCAATACGATCCTGCCGCTGGCGGACAGCCTGAAGCCATGA
- a CDS encoding cytochrome c-type biogenesis protein, which produces MTTLFSFRRAGVMAVLACLLFAPMVAMAVDDPSEMLPDPTQEQRAEAIGAQLRCLVCQNESIEDSSADLARDLRHVVREHVAKGESDHQIMDWMVSRYGNFIRLRPPLTLGTLLLWVMPLLALGLGIGVAWWTLRKSIVPPQPLTDEERRRLSDLTRTRRE; this is translated from the coding sequence ATGACAACCCTGTTCTCCTTCCGCCGGGCCGGCGTGATGGCGGTGCTGGCCTGCCTGCTTTTCGCCCCCATGGTGGCGATGGCGGTGGATGACCCGTCCGAAATGCTGCCCGACCCGACGCAGGAACAGCGCGCCGAGGCCATTGGCGCCCAGTTGCGCTGTCTCGTCTGCCAGAACGAATCCATCGAGGACAGCAGCGCCGACCTGGCCCGTGACCTGCGCCATGTGGTGCGCGAGCATGTGGCGAAGGGGGAAAGCGACCACCAGATCATGGACTGGATGGTAAGCCGCTATGGCAACTTCATCCGCCTGCGCCCGCCGCTTACGCTGGGTACCCTGCTTTTGTGGGTCATGCCGCTGCTGGCGCTGGGTCTGGGCATCGGGGTGGCGTGGTGGACGCTGCGTAAATCCATTGTCCCCCCCCAGCCCCTGACGGATGAGGAACGCCGCCGCCTGTCCGACCTGACCCGAACACGCCGAGAGTGA
- the ccmI gene encoding c-type cytochrome biogenesis protein CcmI, with product MIWIGICLLGAIALLPALLSLRRTTLLRDERKSALALHQAQLAELERDLNEGMIAASEHDSARLEIQRRLLGVDSLPTPEARKKGASTGTIIASLAGLPVAAIALYLAVGHPSLPAQPLAPRLAAIQKEDHRNDAIIDRLREQLKLIPPGDPSLFQGYVLLGQAEAGRDHYAAAAQAWRSAIEQRFDPEVAARAAEAQMMAEGGHISAETADLYRRALDAAPADAPWRMTVQQRIAQSEHQ from the coding sequence ATGATCTGGATTGGTATCTGCCTGCTTGGCGCGATCGCATTGCTGCCTGCCCTGCTTTCCCTGCGGCGCACCACGTTGCTGCGTGATGAACGTAAATCCGCGCTCGCGCTGCATCAGGCCCAGTTGGCGGAGCTGGAACGCGACCTGAACGAAGGCATGATCGCAGCATCCGAGCATGACAGCGCACGTCTGGAAATCCAGCGCCGCCTGCTGGGCGTGGACAGCCTGCCCACCCCCGAGGCGCGAAAAAAAGGTGCGTCCACGGGTACGATCATCGCCAGCCTGGCGGGCCTGCCCGTTGCCGCCATCGCGCTGTACCTGGCCGTGGGTCATCCTTCCCTGCCAGCCCAGCCGCTGGCCCCGCGCCTTGCGGCCATCCAGAAGGAGGATCATCGCAATGACGCGATCATCGACCGGCTGCGCGAACAGTTGAAACTGATCCCGCCGGGTGATCCCAGCCTGTTCCAGGGTTATGTGCTGCTGGGTCAGGCGGAAGCGGGCCGCGACCATTACGCCGCCGCCGCGCAGGCCTGGCGGAGTGCGATCGAACAGCGTTTCGACCCCGAAGTCGCCGCCCGTGCCGCCGAGGCGCAGATGATGGCCGAAGGGGGCCATATCTCGGCTGAAACGGCGGATCTGTACCGCCGCGCGCTGGACGCGGCCCCTGCGGATGCCCCATGGCGGATGACCGTGCAGCAGCGTATCGCGCAGTCCGAACATCAATAA
- a CDS encoding DUF1674 domain-containing protein: MSTDKTPSPTPAAETGQQDAAAREAALLKQPAEPDEVGGPKGPEPTRYGDWTVKGRCVDF, translated from the coding sequence ATGAGCACTGACAAGACCCCCTCCCCCACCCCGGCTGCCGAAACAGGGCAGCAGGACGCCGCGGCCCGGGAAGCCGCGCTGCTGAAACAGCCTGCCGAACCCGATGAGGTCGGTGGCCCCAAGGGACCGGAGCCGACCCGCTATGGCGACTGGACGGTCAAGGGACGCTGCGTGGATTTCTGA
- a CDS encoding serine hydrolase, with product MSPAPLEMTRMRERVRHVMDGAVGTSRLVGAVVLVAVEGEVVVAEAAGLADRESRRPMRVDTVFRLASLTKPVVTAVTLALAEDGVLDPHAPVSRYLPYFRPCLPDGGACEITLHQLLTHTSGLTYGFSFPRDDNPYTRAGVSDGIAEPGLALADNLARLATTRLIFPPGQGWSYSLGLDVIGGVIEKATGLSLSDAVRQHVGAPLAWRESGFAVKTPENLAACYADARPVPLRMGAQYVLPRLLPDGGTGEIRFAPDRVLNPASYPSGGAGMVGTAGEFLAFIEAVRNGGEGILSPASAMLFGRNAIGDVDMGAQARGRRFGYGGAVIMDPAAAGTPLCAGSFTWGGVYGHQWAVDRARGLSIVMLSNTALAGMAGAYPDAVVAAVCAG from the coding sequence ATGTCTCCTGCCCCACTGGAAATGACGCGCATGCGTGAACGGGTCCGTCATGTCATGGATGGGGCGGTGGGGACGTCCCGGCTTGTCGGCGCCGTGGTGCTGGTGGCGGTGGAGGGCGAAGTGGTGGTAGCGGAAGCCGCCGGGCTGGCTGATCGCGAATCCCGCCGCCCCATGCGGGTCGATACGGTGTTCCGCCTTGCTTCCCTGACCAAGCCGGTCGTGACCGCCGTCACCCTTGCGCTGGCGGAGGACGGCGTGCTGGACCCGCACGCGCCGGTCAGTCGCTACCTGCCATATTTCCGGCCCTGCCTGCCTGATGGCGGGGCGTGCGAAATCACGCTGCACCAGTTGCTGACCCATACCAGCGGGCTGACCTATGGCTTCTCCTTCCCGCGTGATGACAACCCCTATACCCGTGCCGGTGTTTCGGACGGGATTGCGGAGCCGGGTCTGGCGCTTGCGGATAACCTGGCCCGTCTGGCCACGACGCGGCTGATCTTTCCACCGGGTCAGGGCTGGAGTTACTCACTGGGGCTGGATGTGATTGGCGGGGTGATTGAAAAGGCCACGGGCCTGTCCCTGTCCGATGCCGTGCGGCAGCATGTCGGCGCGCCGCTGGCATGGCGGGAAAGCGGCTTTGCGGTCAAAACACCGGAAAACCTTGCCGCCTGCTATGCCGATGCCCGGCCCGTGCCCCTGCGCATGGGGGCGCAGTACGTGCTGCCCCGCCTGCTGCCCGATGGCGGCACGGGGGAAATCCGCTTTGCGCCCGACCGGGTTTTAAACCCGGCATCCTATCCCTCGGGCGGGGCGGGCATGGTGGGCACGGCGGGTGAGTTCCTTGCGTTTATCGAAGCCGTGCGCAATGGCGGTGAGGGGATTCTCTCCCCCGCATCGGCCATGCTGTTTGGCCGTAACGCCATTGGGGATGTGGATATGGGAGCGCAGGCGCGCGGCCGCCGTTTCGGGTATGGCGGCGCGGTGATCATGGATCCCGCCGCCGCCGGCACGCCGCTTTGCGCGGGCAGTTTTACATGGGGGGGCGTGTACGGGCATCAATGGGCGGTGGACCGGGCGCGGGGCCTGAGTATTGTCATGCTGAGCAATACGGCGCTGGCGGGCATGGCGGGGGCCTACCCCGATGCGGTTGTCGCCGCGGTCTGCGCCGGGTAA